TGCCAACAGGGTCCCAACTGATAACTTTGCATAAATATGTCCAATTATTTTCATGTGGTTTGCTGCCCGGCGGGAACGAAAAATATTGGCCGTTGTAGCTTCGAGAGCATGAAAATAATAACAACAGAATAAATAATAGGGACGATATTTGATGGACTTTATTTTTCATTTTTATGCACAGAACGCTTGAAATAACCCACACCGCCGCCGTTAATGGATAAAAAAACCTTACTTACTCGGTGTTGGGTTAATTGATTTGTTGTGCATCAAACATTTTCTTGATGCTGAAAAATAGTTTTGCCAAGTGCCTTTGGTAAAAAGTGCCATCTATCTTCTATATAAATGATAGCCTTATCAAATTCAGGAATTACAATCACATCGCTATCATCACTAGGATAACAAAAATCGTCCCAATAACTCAAAAAAAGGCCCCAATCGGTCTTCACACATGTTTCCGCGTGCCAAAAGAAATAAACTGTTGTGTTGTCGGGTAAAGGAAAGGACTTTCGAAGTAACGAAGCGATTTCCTTTTCTACTACGTCATCGTCTGTCTTGAAAGTAGGACCGTCTGGCCATTTTATATTTTTCTGTACATAAAGCTCAGTAAGGTGATGTTCGCGTGAATTATTGCTTGGGTAAACATACTCATTCCAGAGCTTTATACTTTCATCCGAAGGAATAGGGTGAAAACGTCTAAATTCGGCTTCAGAAAGCTGAACATACTTCTCTGCATCAGAAAACCGCCAAATTAGATCAAAATCTGAATATATAGAATTTAAAGGGATCATTTCATATCATATTCTAAATGCACAACGGTGGAAATAACCCACACCGCCACCGTTAATGGAGATAAAATCTTACTTACTCGGTGTTGGGTTGATTGATTGGTTATAAAAAATATTTAGGAGGTTTGTTATGAGTACTTTAAAAGATAGTTTTTATTCTTTACCCTGGCCGTGTATTGATGTGGTTCTGCACGTGTTACAGCTTGCGGCCATATGTGCTTTAGCCTATAAAACGTTATTTTAATAAAGCTATAATGGCTATGATAAGGCCAATTACTGTAAGTATAATTGATATTTTATGTTCTTGAATATATTTGCGACGTGCATCTATTCTTTTACGTCGAGCACTTTGTTCAAGAACTGGATTTTCAATTCTTCCATGTTTTTGTTCAGTCATTGATTTTTCCTTTCATTAGGAATTAGTAATTTGTAACGTAAGGGTGAGCAGACTGGCCACCCAAATAGCATTTAAAAACGTGACGAATTCCAGTCTGCTCGACCCGTTTGATATGCTGTTTTTGTGTCCTATACCCACGGATAGCACTTTTCTCTGTGTTTTGCCCAATCAGAAATTCCATATTTCTGTATTCTACGTAAGTTTTCAACTATGCTGTTACCATGGAACGGTTTTAAGAAATTGAGTTTTTCACAATTTGCAAATTCTTCGCATTCCCAACACCCTTGTATTTGCTTTTCATGAACGCAACTGATTATTATGCATGACCCTCCGCAACCATCTCCGCCAGAACCACAGGGTGTTTCACAATTTATCTCAGAAATTGCTTTCAACAAATCAGTCAGTTTTTCAAAGTTTTCAAATGCGCTATTATGGACTTTTTTAACATTTGCGTATTCATTGAAATGATGTTTTTCAAATTCCCTTAGCAACTCAGATGATAATTCCGATGCTCTGCAGTTATAGCGAATGCAATCACCACAGTAGAGGCCACAATATCCTGTAAGATCTTTATCTTTCATTTTCTTTTTGCATATCAATTTATATACGTAGTACGTAATTTATAGGTTTTAAGGGTTACTTTTTATTAAACACTAATTCCTATAAAATATTATTTGCAAAAAATCAAATAATTATTATTGAAGAGTTACGTATAATGTGTTTATTATCATGTTATACGTAATACATGTTATCACGAATTATCCAAAAGCAAGGCTGTTATATTAAAATAATGAATAATATTTTACCTGATTTTCAAAAATATATCCTGGACAATGAACTGGTTCCTGAAAACCAAATTCCATTTTATGCTAACTGGGTTAACAAGTTTATAAAATTTTCCAATACCCGGCAGGATAAAGCATTGGATTTAAGAGTTCAATTATTTCTTGATGCTTTAAAAAAAGACCGGGAACTTCAGGATTGGCAAATCACACAGGCTGAAAATGCCATAAAACTTTACATTAATAATTTCCTGCCTACATCCGGTGGCACTGCAATACTTTCACCAAATGCAGACACAGAGGCTGAAAACAAATTTCCGGATGATCAAAAAATAATAAAAGAAATTCGCGAAATATTACGTATTAAGCACTATGCCTACAGCACTGAAAGAACTTATATAGACTGGTTCAAACGTTTTCATGCCTACCTGACCAAAGTAAAAAACAAAGACTGGGTAAATCAGGGAGCTGATGAAAAGGATGTCAGAGGTTTTCTCAGTCACCTGGCAATCAAGCAGCAAGTATCGTCTTCAACTCAAAATCAAGCCTTCAATGCGCTATTGTTTTTGTTTCGGGAAGTTCTCAAAATTGATTTGAAGGATTTGGGTAAAACGGTACGGGCCAAAAGAGGCCCGAAGCTTCCTGCTGTATTAACCCAGGATGAAGTTCGCAGTCTGCTTGAGCAATTAAATGACAGGGATGCTCTTGTTGTGCATCTTCTCTATGGTACCGGAATGCGGCTGATGGAATTAGTCAGATTGCGGGTTAAAGATATTGATTTTGGAGCAAAATCTATTATTGTCCGGGCGTCAAAAGGTGATAAGGACAGAATAACAGTTCTTCCCAATGCTGTTATAAGTAAACTAAAAAAGCATCTGGACGCGGTTGAAAAAATTCATGAGCAGGATTTAGGCAAAGGCTTTGGTGAAGTATATATGCCAGGTGCCCTTGATAGAAAATATCAAAATGCAGCAAAAGAATGGCGCTGGCAGTATGCTTTTCCTTCTGCGACTCTTTCGGTTGACCCCCGTTCCGGCAAGGTTCGCCGACATCATATAAGCCCCAGCTCCATTCAGAAAATCGTTGCTTCTGCGGTAAGAAAGGCTGGTATTGCCAAACACGCCACCGTACATACCTTGCGCCATAGTTTTGCAACACATTTACTTATGAATGGTGTAAATATCAGAGAAGTCCAGGAATTTTTAGGACACAAAAATGTTGAAACAACAATGATCTATACTCATGTATTGCGAAATATGTCCAAAGTACCTATAAGTCCTTTGGATACACTGTTTGCCGATGAATCGTCTGAAAAGATTTGAGCCAGTTTCAAAAACTAATATAATGAAGCGGTTATGGACTTTATTACGGATATTAATAAGCTAAAAAAACATATTTATGAAACAGTTTTATCTTCTTTGGAACCGCTGACTTTTGGAATGCTTTACAAGGTATTAAAAAAGCAGTGTAAGATTGAAAGGTATGCTTTTAAAAAAGCTGTGGATGAACTTGTTGCATCAGGAGATATCTGCTACTCATATAAACATGGATGTTCATTTCTGGAAAAATCTTTGGAAAAACCCGTACAAATATCAAAACGGATTTTCCTTGTGCCTCATCAATTAAGATACTCAAAAAAAGCTGATGAGATCGTAATAAAAATGCAATCGGGAATATCTTTTGGACGTGGAGATCATCCTACTACAAGGCTTGCCCTAAAAGGTATAGAGCATGCTTTTGAATTTAACAGCCTTATTGGTAACAGCAACACTAATTCAAAAGCTCTTGATATTGGGACGGGAAACGGGATTCTCGCAATTGCCTGTGTTTTGCTTGGAGTACAGAAGGCCCTGGGTATCGATATTGATAAATGTGCAATAAATGAGGCACGGGAACATGTAATAATTAACGGACTTGTAAACAGGATAGAAATATCGGATATGCCTGTTGAAAAAATAACCGGGCATTTTTCAATTATTACAGCAAATCTGCGCTATCCCACATTAAAAAGTCTACATCCGTTAATAGCAAAACTAACCGGAACAAATTCCATGCTCGTATTTTCAGGCATAAAAGTTTCCGAATGTGATGAACTTTCTAAATTATATACAAATAATCTTTTTACATACTGCTGGGAAGATAGAGAAAAAGATTGGAGCGCTATGGTATTTAAAAGATCAAAAATTGCATAAGTCACAAATGAAATTATTTGAATCCAAAAGAGATGAAAACACTTTACAAAGAGCGAACCATGATTTATAGATATTTTTTTAGTTTAAATAATCGATTCATTCATTTATTTATAAATTTAAAACATACATTATGAACAATTTAATTACTCTCGTTATAGCTACCAGAAATAACGGCAAAACCGCAGAAATTGCAGATATCTTCA
This window of the Pseudomonadota bacterium genome carries:
- a CDS encoding DUF2947 domain-containing protein; this translates as MIPLNSIYSDFDLIWRFSDAEKYVQLSEAEFRRFHPIPSDESIKLWNEYVYPSNNSREHHLTELYVQKNIKWPDGPTFKTDDDVVEKEIASLLRKSFPLPDNTTVYFFWHAETCVKTDWGLFLSYWDDFCYPSDDSDVIVIPEFDKAIIYIEDRWHFLPKALGKTIFQHQENV
- a CDS encoding DUF3795 domain-containing protein codes for the protein MKDKDLTGYCGLYCGDCIRYNCRASELSSELLREFEKHHFNEYANVKKVHNSAFENFEKLTDLLKAISEINCETPCGSGGDGCGGSCIIISCVHEKQIQGCWECEEFANCEKLNFLKPFHGNSIVENLRRIQKYGISDWAKHREKCYPWV
- a CDS encoding integron integrase — its product is MNNILPDFQKYILDNELVPENQIPFYANWVNKFIKFSNTRQDKALDLRVQLFLDALKKDRELQDWQITQAENAIKLYINNFLPTSGGTAILSPNADTEAENKFPDDQKIIKEIREILRIKHYAYSTERTYIDWFKRFHAYLTKVKNKDWVNQGADEKDVRGFLSHLAIKQQVSSSTQNQAFNALLFLFREVLKIDLKDLGKTVRAKRGPKLPAVLTQDEVRSLLEQLNDRDALVVHLLYGTGMRLMELVRLRVKDIDFGAKSIIVRASKGDKDRITVLPNAVISKLKKHLDAVEKIHEQDLGKGFGEVYMPGALDRKYQNAAKEWRWQYAFPSATLSVDPRSGKVRRHHISPSSIQKIVASAVRKAGIAKHATVHTLRHSFATHLLMNGVNIREVQEFLGHKNVETTMIYTHVLRNMSKVPISPLDTLFADESSEKI
- a CDS encoding 50S ribosomal protein L11 methyltransferase, giving the protein MDFITDINKLKKHIYETVLSSLEPLTFGMLYKVLKKQCKIERYAFKKAVDELVASGDICYSYKHGCSFLEKSLEKPVQISKRIFLVPHQLRYSKKADEIVIKMQSGISFGRGDHPTTRLALKGIEHAFEFNSLIGNSNTNSKALDIGTGNGILAIACVLLGVQKALGIDIDKCAINEAREHVIINGLVNRIEISDMPVEKITGHFSIITANLRYPTLKSLHPLIAKLTGTNSMLVFSGIKVSECDELSKLYTNNLFTYCWEDREKDWSAMVFKRSKIA